The following proteins are co-located in the Blattabacterium sp. (Blatta orientalis) str. Tarazona genome:
- a CDS encoding ferritin produces the protein MFSEKIQIGLKKQLNRELESSQLYLSMASWVECKHESLEGISNFLYDHSDEERKHMLKLIRYINKRGGYADAFMEKTIIENVSYNSLKELFQKLFEHEKIISEEINSLVELSLQERDYFTYNFLQWYVEEQIEEEALTKMILSKIKLVEKDKAGLYLFDRDIKNFHLNRE, from the coding sequence ATGTTCAGTGAAAAAATACAGATAGGTTTAAAAAAACAATTAAATAGAGAATTAGAATCTTCTCAATTATATTTATCTATGGCATCTTGGGTGGAATGCAAACATGAGAGTTTGGAGGGAATCTCTAATTTTTTATATGATCATTCGGATGAAGAAAGAAAACATATGTTAAAATTAATAAGATATATTAATAAAAGAGGTGGATATGCAGATGCTTTTATGGAAAAAACTATCATTGAGAATGTTTCGTATAATTCTTTAAAAGAATTATTTCAAAAATTATTTGAACATGAAAAAATAATTTCTGAAGAAATTAATTCTTTAGTAGAATTATCTTTACAAGAAAGAGATTATTTTACTTATAATTTTTTGCAATGGTATGTTGAAGAACAAATAGAAGAAGAAGCTTTGACTAAAATGATCTTATCTAAGATCAAATTAGTTGAAAAAGATAAGGCTGGATTATATTTATTTGATCGAGATATAAAAAATTTTCATCTGAATCGTGAATAA
- a CDS encoding outer membrane protein assembly factor BamD, whose protein sequence is MNNKIIFLSLFIIFSCYKDQHVLKNYDSHIFTSFFHRNPSNSNFSKNEISILKNVFKNWNFFSKKDLSNFNGHNSEEDRLFDRGFNEFIHSLNFDLDQAKTHAAIDTLNQFITKYPNSQKIQEIRNIIVKLIKKLEKRDYYIANTYFIMRKYKAASIYFKDFVKKYPKSIYKEKALYKTCIITYKMAENKEKALDFFEAYQKYVKLYPDSHYKIKKLKTYYKELLKL, encoded by the coding sequence GTGAATAATAAAATAATTTTTTTATCATTATTTATAATATTTTCTTGTTACAAAGACCAACATGTATTAAAAAATTATGATAGTCATATTTTTACTTCTTTTTTTCATAGAAATCCTTCCAATTCTAATTTTTCTAAAAATGAAATTTCAATATTGAAAAATGTTTTCAAAAATTGGAATTTTTTTTCAAAAAAGGATCTTTCTAATTTTAATGGTCATAATTCGGAAGAAGATCGTTTATTTGACCGTGGATTTAATGAATTTATTCATTCATTAAATTTTGATTTGGATCAGGCAAAAACTCATGCAGCTATTGATACTTTAAATCAATTTATCACAAAATATCCAAATAGTCAAAAAATACAAGAAATTAGGAATATTATAGTCAAACTGATAAAAAAACTTGAAAAAAGAGATTATTATATAGCTAACACTTATTTCATTATGCGTAAATATAAGGCGGCTTCAATTTACTTTAAGGACTTTGTCAAAAAATATCCAAAAAGTATCTATAAAGAAAAAGCTTTATACAAAACTTGTATTATTACATATAAAATGGCAGAAAACAAAGAAAAAGCCTTAGATTTCTTTGAAGCCTATCAAAAATATGTAAAATTATATCCTGATTCTCATTACAAAATAAAAAAATTGAAAACATATTATAAAGAATTATTGAAATTATGA
- the fsa gene encoding fructose-6-phosphate aldolase yields MKFFIDTANLEEIKKAKALGILDGVTTNPSLISKESIDKESIMNHYVSICNLLENEEDLSAEIISTNYMDMIQEGEKLSLLHPKIVVKIPMCEEGIKAIKFLSKKNIKTNCTLVFSIGQAILAAKSGSYYVSPFLGRLDDISYNGLNLIKDIKNIYENYHFETNILAASIRHPLHIIECAKIGIHAITSPLKVICDLTKHPLTNIGLDKFLEDYKRKF; encoded by the coding sequence ATGAAATTTTTTATAGATACAGCTAATTTAGAAGAAATTAAAAAAGCTAAAGCATTAGGAATATTAGATGGGGTCACAACTAATCCTTCTTTAATATCTAAGGAATCTATTGATAAAGAATCAATAATGAATCATTATGTATCTATTTGTAATCTTTTAGAAAATGAAGAAGACTTGAGTGCAGAAATAATTAGTACAAATTATATGGATATGATTCAAGAAGGTGAAAAACTTTCACTTTTGCATCCAAAAATTGTAGTAAAAATTCCCATGTGTGAAGAAGGAATTAAAGCTATAAAATTTTTATCAAAAAAAAATATTAAAACTAATTGTACTCTTGTTTTTTCCATAGGACAAGCTATTCTAGCAGCAAAATCTGGTTCCTATTATGTATCTCCATTTTTAGGGAGACTAGATGATATATCATATAATGGATTGAATTTGATAAAAGACATTAAGAATATTTATGAAAATTATCATTTTGAAACAAATATTTTAGCCGCTTCAATACGTCATCCATTACATATCATAGAATGTGCTAAAATAGGAATTCACGCAATTACTTCTCCTTTAAAAGTTATATGCGATCTTACAAAACACCCACTTACGAATATTGGACTAGATAAATTTTTGGAAGATTATAAAAGAAAATTTTAA